The following DNA comes from Moritella sp. F3.
GCATTTGCACCTGTGCCTTTTCAGACATCTTGGTGAAATCCATGCTCTTATAGTCATGGCAGTTACGGCATTCTAAAGAACCATTGGCTTTAAATCGCGCCCATTCGTTTTGTGCTAAATGCAAACGTTTCGACTCAAATTTCTCTTTGGTATCGACGGTACCAAGTAACCAACCAAATACGTCTTTACTCGCACGTGCTTTTGCAGCAATTTTATTCTGCCAGCGATGTGGAACATGACAATCAGGACAAGTAGCACGCACACCACTTCGATTAGACCAATGGATCGTGCTTTGAATTTCTTGGTAGTTATTCTCTTTCATACTATGACAAGAAATACAGAATGCTTCCGTGTTAGTTGCTTCTAGTGCAGTATTGAAACCACCCCAAAAAATAACACCAGCAAGGAAAGCACCACAAGTAATAATACCTAAAGAGATATGTTTACTTGGTTTGCTGAAAACGCTCCAAGAACGAGCGATCATAGAAAATAATTTTTTCATTATAGTAATACCTAGATAATGATTAGTTGAGTAATTTGATTAATGTGTTGGTAAGCCAAAAAGGATATGACTCATCCAAATGACAAAACCATAACCAAATACACTAACAGTTGCGATAATTGGGAATAAGAAGACTGTTAGGAAAACAAATAGTTTCCACTCACCTTTTTTCTCAACTTTCTCGGCCTCTATATTACTTGTTTGCTGTTTCATCTAAAATTCCTGCAGAAATGATGATCTCTAGATTAGAGTTTAGGATAGTGTAAAGTAAGGTCAAGTAAGATAAATTGCAACAGATCAAAGAAAATATTATTTACTAAAGTATTTACAAAGTAATAGTTAATATAAGGGGGGGGGAATAACGTTTTATGAGGATAATAACGTTATTTCCATCTCTGTTTTAGCAGAAAGATCATTAAGGCAGCATATATAATAGGTTCAATCCAGCCAGATTTAACCGAAAGGTAATAATGTAGTGGTGTTAATAGCGCAGCCAAGTAAATAAAATTGTGTAATTTTTGCCAATTGCGCTGCATTTTACGACGCACGTACATCGGCGACGTTAACGCGAGCAGAAATAAAATCACAAACGCGATCATGCCAAGCCAAATGTATGGCCTTTTTACCAGTTCTTGGAGTAGTAAGACGATATCCCACCCTAAGTCTAACCAGGCAAACGCAATTAAATGCAGACTTGCATAGAAGAAACAATACAAACCAATAAGACGACGTGTCGAGATCAACAAACCTTCTTTATAGCGCTTTGCTAAAGGTGAGATAACTAATGTTAATACTAATAAATTTAACGCGCCCTTACCTAAAAAATGGATCACGGCTTGCACTGGGTCGCCGCCCAATGCATCAGCATCAATTGCCAACCCAAGATATACCAGCGGCATCATAGCCAGTACATGAATATAGGCCTTAAGATAAGGCACTCGTTTGTAGGTTAGCACAGGCATAATTAGATGTACCTCTTCAGATCCATTCCTTGGTATAAGCTCGCCACTTCTTCAGCATAACCATTGAACGGTAATGTTTTAATACGCTTAGAGCTGAAAATACTACCATTACCGATACGACGTTCTGATGCTTGACTCCAACGCGGATGATCAACAGCAGGATTAACATTGGCATAAAAACCATATTCTCGAGGTGCAAGACGATTCCAGGTCGTTGGCGGTTCTTTTTCTAACAGATGGATTTTAACAATTGATTTAATGCCTTTGAAACCATATTTCCATGGCACAACCAAACGGATTGGCGCACCATTTTGCGGCGCAAGGGTTTTACCAAATGTACCAACAGACAGCATTGTGAGCGGATGCATCGCTTCATCCATGCGTAACCCTTCGACATATGGCCAATCGAGACTACCGCCAAGATATGACGATGCTTGACCAGGCATTTGTTGCGGATCATATAAGGTTTCAAACGCGACATATTTGGCTTTTGAAGTCGGATTGGCTTTTTTAATAATTTCCGCTAACGAAAAACCTGTCCACGGGATCACCATCGACCACGCCTCAACACAGCGCATACGATAAATACGCTCTTCCAAATCGGCGACTTTAAATAAATCGTCATATCCGAGGGTAATTTCTTTTTCAACAGCGCCAGTGATGGTTAACGTCCACGGTTCGACTTTAAAGTCCTGGGCATTTTTTTGCGGGTCAGTTTTAGCTGTGCCAAATTCGTAAAAATTATTATGTGAAAGCACTTTTTTCTCTGGCGTCCAGATCTCACCATTAGCATAATCTTTACTGCCGGTTAAAGTCAGGGGCGATTGTGCAAATGCCTGGCTATTGGCTTTACTCTTATCGCCAGAAAAAATATCAAAGATGCTAGCTTGCGCTGGACTTGCTGCGGCCAAACCAACGCCAGCTAGGCCTAATTGTTTGAGGAATTGTCGACGTTGCTGATAAACCGGTTCGGCAACGACATCATTTTCATTTACTTGCAATTTATTTTTAGACTTAATTATCATTCCGTTACCTACTTGGTTAACTGCCTATGACGTAATCATGGTCTATTTAAGCAATTTGTTCATCACAGAATTATCACAATACCGGCACAATTTACTCTAAATGCAACACAGCCTTATTTAAATACAGTATAAGTGCTCAGTTTTCGGTTATGATTTTTTGTAAGTCCGCTTTTTAGCTGGTTTTTTCTTGAAGCGACCACCAGCAGGTTTACCACTAGAGAGACCGCGTAAGCCATCCGGTAATGTTGATTTAGCCTGCTCAATCATGCCTGATAATTGCTGTAATAGGCCGCCCATGAAATGCTGATAACTTGCTTCTTTTTTACTAATACCATCAAGTACCGACTCCCATTGCGCAGTCATATCCGGTAATGTCGCTGATTCAGGTAACGCATTAATCAAGCCTTTGCCTGCGTCAGTAGCTAAAATCAGTTTGTTATTACGCACTAAGAAATTACGTCTGAATAACAACTCAATAATCCCTGCTCGCGTGGCCTCCGTACCCAGGCCATCGGTGTCTTTTAAGATCCTACGGATATCACTGTCTTGTACATAACGAGAGATACCCGTCATCGCTGCAAGTAAGGTTGCATCACTGAAATGTTTTGGCGGCTGAGTTTGCTTTTCAATACATTCAGCCCGCTGACATAACACTTGCTCGCCTTTTTGGATCGTGGGTAGCTGCGCAGCTAATTCTTTTTCAGCTTCTGTTTGCTTGGTATTACCCGCCGATGATTTAGGGAATAATACTTTCCAGCCCTGCTTCAATGTCATTTTTGCTTTGGCAATAAACAGTCCACCAGCAATGGTGATTTCAGCCACTGTATCGGCATATTCATAAGCCGGATAAAACTGACACAGATATTGCCTCGCAACTAATTCATAAATATTCTTTTCACTGCTATTGAGTCGATCAACATTGCTGCTTTTTTCGGTCGGGATAATGGCATGATGCGCTTCTACCTTGCTATCGTTCCACGCTTTGCTGCGTAAACTCTGATCGGCATTTACCGCGGCTTGATTTAATGCGCTACTCGTATTGGCTATCGCCTTAATCACACTGCTACGATGGGCATAATGTTCTTTGGGTAAATAACGGCTATCGGAACGTGGGTAAGTAATCAGTTTATGACGCTCGTACAACGCTTGGCAGGTGTCTAATACTTGCTGCGCGCTCATACCAAAACGCTTAGCCCCGTCAATTTGCAATGACGATAAATTGTAAGGTAATGGCGCTGCTTGTTGTTTGTTTTTCTTTTCCAGCTTGGTCACTTCGCCCATTTTCCCCTGGACACGACTGACAACATTTTCAGCCAGTTTCTTCACTAACACCCGGCCATCTTCATCCATATATGGACGACAAGCTTCGCTCGGTTTCCATTTGGCTGTGAACGTTTCTTGTTGCTGGGTTTGTAGATGCGCGAGTACTTCATAGAAAGGCTTACTGACAAAATTGGCGATCTCGATATCACGTCGAACAACTAAGCCTAAGATCGGCGTTTGTACTCGCCCGACTGACAAGACACCTTGGTAACCGACTTTTTGGCCTTGTAAGGTATAAGCACGGGTCATGTTCATACCATAGAGCCAATCCGCTCGCGAGCGTGCTAATGCTGATACAGATAAGGGGATATAGTCACTGTTAGGCTGCAGGTTATTCAACGCCTTTGTTACGGCTGCCGGATTAAGATCGCTAATGAGCAAACGCTGGGCGGTATTTTTCTTTTTCGCTGGGGTTTTCAGAAATTCAATCACTTCATCGACCAGTAGCTGCCCTTCTCTGTCGGGATCACCCGCATGCACAAGACTCGTCGCCTTTTTAACTAATCCTCTTAATACGGTCAGCTGTTTACTGGTATTAGGTTTCTTCTTTAATTGCCAAGTCTCAGGCACGATTGGTAGGTGTTCTAAACGCCATTTTTTATAAACGTCATCGTAGGCGTCAGGCTCAGCCTGTTCGAGTAAGTGACCAATACACCAAGACACGACATCGCCATTACCCACCTCAATATAACCTTGCTGTTTCTTATGCGGTTTTGGTAATACGTCGGCAATAGCACGACCAAGGCTGGGTTTTTCGGCAATATAAAGTTTCATGATATTAGCAATTGTAGACTGTATGAATAAACAGTTAATGTAGCTAATTTTGCAGTGTAAGTCTATGACTTAAAAATGAGGAGGTAACAAGAGTAGATTAACGTATTAGGTAAAGGTAGATACGTTAATCTATTAAATTAAGCGATTATTAAGCAAGTAGCATCGCTAAATTAAACGATTGCGCGGCTTAAGTATTCAACTAACGCTTCTGATAAGTTCAGCCACTCATCTTCAGGAACATAAGCGCTTGGATCGTTTTCATCATATTCGCCGAACTCTTCCCAATAAACTTCACGTACTGCACAAGCGAAGTCATTGTTTAACTCAGCCATGTCGGCAATACTACCAAACCAAACAATATGGCGTAGATCAATAGTTAACTCGTTAACGTGTTCAATCCACTCTTCATCTGAATTTGTCTGTGCTTGTAATACTTTAAATCGTTGCTTTGCAGCAAACACTAACTCGCCATCCATCTCGCCTGTATCCGCGAGGATAGCCAAATACTCGTCATAAATAAACTCGATAGCTTCTTCACGGCCATTACACCAGTGTAGCTTAGTGCCTCTGCTACCTAATACTGATGCATTGTAAGAATCGTCAATATGCACGATAGCCCAGCTATCTATAAATTTACTCATGGTTTTCTCTTTAGTTTATGTAACGACAGATTATCAATCGCTATTATAACCGAAAATAGTTACGCTTGTATCTAACTTGATATACAGGCAATTGATATGAGCAAAGATACACTACCTAAAATAGCGATCATCGGCGCTGGCTGGTTAGGAAAACCATTAGCACAACAACTATTATCACAACATTACCCGCTGACGGTAAGTTGCAGCCATACAGACAAAGCCGCAAGTTTAACAATAGCAGGAATACCAGCAGTGGGCGCGACCCTTGCCGAAGAGCCTCAAGGAGATTGGCAGGGTTTATTAGCCAATAAAGATATTGCGATTTGCCTACTCCCTGCTAGCCGAGGTAATCATGTAAAAAGTCCCTTGGCAACGCAAATAAAGCAATTACTGCTCATGTTAAAACAATATAACGTGGGTAAATTTATTTTTGTCAGCTCTACCAGTATTTATCAAAAAACCAATAATACGCTAGCAGAAGCGGCGCCATTAAACCCGAGCAGTACCGTGTATGCAGCAGAACAATTGATACAACAGCAACGGGATATTGAGTACACCATTATCCGTTTTGCCGGACTTATTAGCGAAGATCGAAATCCAACGCGTAGCTTATCGAAGAAAAGTGCTAGCGGACATATCTTTGATGCAGGTCTGTCACCAGTAAATTTAATCCATCAAAACGATGCAATTGGTGTCATTCAACAAGTGATAAAACAACAGTGTTGGGGAGAAATATTTAATGCCTGTAGCGATCTACACGAGAGCAGAGAAGCATTTTATCAACAGGGCGCGATACAACTCGGCATTACCATACCAACATTCACCATTGATAACAGTAAACCAGATTGCATCATTGCCAATGATAAATTAAAGCAGCAGCTAAACTATCAATTCAAACATAACTCAGCTACAGATTTAGTAATTTAGGCTTTGGCATTTGACTTGGCTTGATGCTGTCAACAAGATAAAGAGACATAAGAATAGGGTGGCGTAGCCAAATTCGAGCGCGTCCCCAACGGTAAATAGTCTTTACTTGCTTAGATACAACGGGGGTATAGCATACTGCCGTACAGGTTGCGCAGGTTGGTTTCTCTGTACCACTCTCACAAAATGCCAATTTACGTGCCGTCATTTGTTGTAGACGATCGCACTCTCGACACACTTTACCTTGATAAACATGATGTTGTTTACAATACATAGTGATCATTGCATTTTGCAGGCGCATTTCACGTTTTAAGCGTGGATGCGCTAAGATTTCAGTGACTGTTTTCATCGTATATCTATTCTATTTATGAGCAAATCAACATAACTATCAAGCAAGTTAAAGTATCACTAAACAATAGAATTAATCTTGTATAAATTCAGAAGAGCGCAATTAGAACAGCAAAAATATCGAACTGCAAGACAAAAAATTTGATGCGTTTAGTTTGCATTCGTTTTTGCCTTGCCTCTCCGATCACGTCATCATGACATAAAAAACGGTCTTAATTATTGCCCAGCTTGCGTTAATCCGACCGTAACAGCCTCTTTCGTTAACAGCTCTGGTAATAACTTCCCCTGTGGCAATGCCGGACCAAATACCTGATTAAAGGGAATAGCATAACGTCCATGGCGTTTTAGATAAGTCTCAATCTGCTTATCAGGTTTTGTCCAATCGCCTTTCATCGCCACCACATTATCCGCATTTAACCGTTTGATAATATCACTACGTTGCAATACTGCGCGCTCATTCACCACGCAGGTAATACACCAATCCGCTGTAATATCGATGAACACTGTTTTTCCTTCCGCGATATAGTCAGCAATTTTTTCAGGCTCAAATGCTTGCCACTGTATTGTAGAGGTTGAGGTCGACGCCACATTATCACCCGTGAGGTCAGCTACCGATGCAGGAGCCCAAATAATGGTGTTGGCTAACAACAAGTACACAGTAAACGTGGTGACTAAAGTACGAGGGCCAGGTTTAACGATCAGTAATATCACCATGGCGCAAATTATCAAACTGAATAGAGTCCATAGCAACATCGTTAAATGCGCTTGTAACAACCAAACCAGCCAGACTAATGTTGCACATAGTAACGTAGCTAAAAATTGACGAAAACGCACCATCCACAATCCCGGTTTAGGCATGATCTTCACACTATTCGGCCACATCGCGATCAGCAAGTACGGTAATGACAATCCAAAGGCTAAGCCACTAAATATCACCATAATTTGCCAACTAGATCCCGCCAGTGCAAACGCTACGGCGGTGCCTAAGAAAGGTGCTGAGCACGGCGTTGCCAATAACACAGCAAAAATACCTTGGTAAAAATGACCTTTGTTGGAACCCGATATTTTATCCATCAAACTTTGCGGTAACTGCACATCAAACTTATCTAATAGATTTAAGGCAAATAACACCAACACCGGGATCATAATCAGTAAAAATGTCGCCGATTGAAATTGCACACCCCAACCAAATCCAATACCGAAGTATTTAAGGCCAATAAACAACAAACCTAATAACCAAAAGGCGACAAAAATACCGGCTGCGCTTAATAAAAAATTAATCCGGCGTTGCGCATTAGATTCACTAACCGATTCAACCACACCTAATAACTTAATCGACAATACCGGTAATACACACGGCATTAAGTTAAGAATGAAACCACCAGCAATCGCCAGCAATAGCATGTATACCCAGCTTGGTAAGGTTTGCTCAATAATCGTTGGAGTAATATTATCAGTAAAACTCACCCCGCCTTCCTTAGAAGTAAGCGTCACTTTTAATGTTTGATTAGGATCGAGTCGTGCAGGTGTTCCAGCCATATCCTCGACAGCCATAATGAGCCGCGTCACCCCCTCTTTTTGGGTTATTTCTGGTCGGCTAAACAAGGTAAAATCGACACCCTCAACAAAACCATCCACAACAGGCTCCGTAAGCCCTGCCACTTCAATAACTAATTGCGATGACGTACTATCCCAACCGAGCTGTTGTAATGATGCAGATGTCGCACTGATTTCGACTGGGACATTGGTAACATAAGTTTGTAATTGCGCGCTTGATGCTTTATCTATACTGGGATCTGTCGCAGGTAAGTTCAACGTAAGATTAACCTGGGCGCGAATACACACCTCTCGGCATACTAACATTGTCGTTTTAGCTTGTAGCGCTAGCGCTTTACTTGGGTCTGTCACCGTCACTTGCAAAGGATAAATAACTTCATGCTTGTAACCATATGTCTCAACGTCATATACCATCATGCGCTGAGGTATAGGCCACAACCATTCCACATTGGCTAAATTATCAGAACCTTGCCAATCAATGCTGGGCGGCGCACCTGCTAATCCAGGCGAGCTCCAATAGGTTTTCCACTCATCATCCAAGGTTATTTTTAAGCCCATTGATAATACGCTAGCGCCATTAACGCCATTCGCTGTCGACAATAACTGCGCAGTAGCCACTTTCGCTGCTGGATCAAATGCACTCGCACTTTGCTGTGCAGAGGCGAAAGAAGAAAGTAATAAGCAAACTAAAATATAAAATCGCATTCAGTAAATCCCCAATTTTTTACACTATGGTTATCTTAAATCAGCACCTTAATATATGACATTAAAAATGCATGTATAACCTCATTCATTATCTAACCCAGCGATAATTAGATATACTTCTCACGAAAAATCACTAACACTCGTATTCGGTTGGATAGTTAATTTATCCAGCGTTGAGCAATTTCATCACCTCACTTTTACAATAGGCAACTACAATGGATTACGCATTTGTTAAACACATGCACATGGGCATGGCTTACCTGAGTATCACTTTCTTTATTTTTCGTTCAATTTTGTCAGTTTCAGAATCGGCATTATTACAAAATAAAGTAATCAAAATATTACCGCACATCATTGATACCTTGCTTATATTACTCGCTGGTCACTTAATGATGACAATCCAACAATATCCATTTGTGGATGCTTGGTTAACGGCAAAATTAATCGCACTTATCGCTTATATTATTGTTGGCACTATCGCGATTAAACGCGGCAAGACAGCAGTGATCCGTTTATGGGCAAGTGTTGTCGCTATTGCTATATTCGCGTATATTCTTGGCGTTGCCAAAAGCCATGATGTCATGTCATGGTTAGCACTCGCTTAAAGGCTCCCCAATGACAGCAGCAGTACTATTACAGCAATACAGTAAGTTATTTCAATGTACGGGCAAACCAGTATTAGATTTAGCCTGTGGTGCTGGACGCAATGGCTTGTATTTGCAACAACAGCAAATACCGACTATTTTTGCTGACCAAAACCAAGCGGCATTAACCAGTATAGCTTTGACGCCAGGTATCAATGCCAAGCAGTGCTGGCAAGTGGACTTTGAAGATGGTCAACAGCAACTACGACCTAACAGCTATCAAGGCATCGTAGTATTTCGCTATTTACACCGCCCGCTAATTGACAATATCAAGCAAGCAGTATGCTCTGGTGGTATTGTCATTTATGAAACGTTTACGGTTGAAAATAGGCAGTTTGGTCGACCTAACCGTGATGCTTTTTTATTACAGTTGGGGGAGTTAAAAGAGATGTTCAGTGATTGGGAATGTTTACATTATTTCGAAGGGATTGAACGAAATCCAGATCGTGCGATCGCGCAGATAGTCTGTAAAAAACCATAAAAAAAGCGCCATGTCGAATCATCAACATGGCGCTCTTATCACAATTATAACAATCCGATATTAAGCGCGGATGAAATCAATGTGTTGTAATTTTGGCTTGAACGCGTGGCGTTGCATAGCTTTAACAGTAACAGCCATTTCAGTACCGTCAACTACAAGCGTAATTACTGAAGAGAAGAACTCTTCGTTACGTTGTGCGTTGTTAACTGTATCGTGGTCTAGTTCGATAGAGATAGCTTCTTCGCCTTTACCGTAGATTACAGCAGGGAATTTGTTAGCGTGACGTAGGCGGCGGCTCGCACCTTTCCCAAGGTCAGAACGTACTTGTGCTTCAAAAGTGAAAGACATAATCTTTTCCTAATAATAAGTAGTAGTATTTAGATCCGGACTAAAATCCAGATAAGTAAGCGTCTTTTAACTGCTGCCTGCGACCGGGCAACAACAGTATAATTAACGGGTGCGGATAATACCATGGCAGCACAAACACAACAAGCAAATGCGCATAACTAAAAATGACAAGGGAAATTAAGCAGGGGAGATTCGATGAATAAACCTAACTCACAAAATAAGATAAATTATAATCTGTTTTAATAATTATCCACTATACTGGCGAATTAATACATTGTGATACATCTAAAAACAAGTGATGAAACCACCAAAATCAACATAAACATCCAAATCCAATAATATATCGATATAATAAATCAATTAAAATTCAAAGTCAGTTTAAGATCACTAAACCGATTATTTCAATAAGTTAATACTACTTTAGGTCAAGTTTATACTGCTATAATCTAAAAACTAACGCCCCGCACATATTTTAGGATCTTGCATGCTGGACTCAGAATTAATTAGGCTAAGTAAAGACAATAATCAAGCCGAAGTCCGCCTGATCCCAAATAAACACGCACCGCTCACCGTGGCGAATTTACTTAGTCTGCTCAATGTTGACCCCTTTAATCAATTATCGCCCATTCTTGCCAACCTTGAAGAAGCTGTTACCCAAATAAATAAGCTTACCGGTAAACGTGCTGGCGCTGAAGAGTTGATTTTTATTCTTGCAGACCGCAATAACTGCAAAATAGAAATATCGCTCAGTAAAGATAACATGCAAGCAGAGATAAATTTAACCGCTGGCTGGGGTGACCATCAAGTTTCAATTGATGATATTTTAACTGAGCTTAATAATAACAAGATCCACCTTGGTATTGATAAGCAAAAAATAGCAACCCAGCTCACTCAATTATCAGCTCTCTCTCCTGGTCAAGAAATCACGATTATTGCCGCCGAAGGTCAGTTACCCATTAATGGTAAAAACGCCGAGTTAAAACGCCAAGTATCATTAGCTCGAGAACGTTTATTACAGCCACAGCTTAAAGCTGACGGTAATGTTGATATGCGTAACCTTGGTGAAATAGAGATGGTCGAGAAGAACGATCTCCTCATCGAAAAAATACCCGCAGATGACGGCACTAAAGGATTCGATTTATTGGGCAAAGAATTATTGCCTAAGTCAGGTAAAGATACCAAGCTACAAGCAGGCCCTGGTACGTGTATTGATCCCAATAACCCATTAAAGCTACTTGCAACCATGACAGGCCAAGTCGTTGAGGTTAGAGGCGTACTACAAGTTGATGATATGCTGACGATTAAAAGTGTCGATGTCAGTACTGGCCACATTAAATTTAAAGGCAGTATCCTAATCACTGGCGATGTCGATGCCGAGATGATAGTACAAAGCAGTGGTGATATTACCGTCATGGGGTTCGTTGATTCCGCGACCTTAATTGCCGAAGGCGATGTTATCGTCAACAAAGGTATTTTAGGGCGCCAAGTCACCAACAAAGACAACCTTCAAGAACTGGCGACTAAAATCACCGCACAAGGACAGATACGCGCCCAGTTTGTGCAGTACTCA
Coding sequences within:
- a CDS encoding periplasmic nitrate reductase, NapE protein, producing MKQQTSNIEAEKVEKKGEWKLFVFLTVFLFPIIATVSVFGYGFVIWMSHILFGLPTH
- the msrQ gene encoding protein-methionine-sulfoxide reductase heme-binding subunit MsrQ; protein product: MPVLTYKRVPYLKAYIHVLAMMPLVYLGLAIDADALGGDPVQAVIHFLGKGALNLLVLTLVISPLAKRYKEGLLISTRRLIGLYCFFYASLHLIAFAWLDLGWDIVLLLQELVKRPYIWLGMIAFVILFLLALTSPMYVRRKMQRNWQKLHNFIYLAALLTPLHYYLSVKSGWIEPIIYAALMIFLLKQRWK
- the msrP gene encoding protein-methionine-sulfoxide reductase catalytic subunit MsrP → MIIKSKNKLQVNENDVVAEPVYQQRRQFLKQLGLAGVGLAAASPAQASIFDIFSGDKSKANSQAFAQSPLTLTGSKDYANGEIWTPEKKVLSHNNFYEFGTAKTDPQKNAQDFKVEPWTLTITGAVEKEITLGYDDLFKVADLEERIYRMRCVEAWSMVIPWTGFSLAEIIKKANPTSKAKYVAFETLYDPQQMPGQASSYLGGSLDWPYVEGLRMDEAMHPLTMLSVGTFGKTLAPQNGAPIRLVVPWKYGFKGIKSIVKIHLLEKEPPTTWNRLAPREYGFYANVNPAVDHPRWSQASERRIGNGSIFSSKRIKTLPFNGYAEEVASLYQGMDLKRYI
- a CDS encoding DNA topoisomerase III is translated as MKLYIAEKPSLGRAIADVLPKPHKKQQGYIEVGNGDVVSWCIGHLLEQAEPDAYDDVYKKWRLEHLPIVPETWQLKKKPNTSKQLTVLRGLVKKATSLVHAGDPDREGQLLVDEVIEFLKTPAKKKNTAQRLLISDLNPAAVTKALNNLQPNSDYIPLSVSALARSRADWLYGMNMTRAYTLQGQKVGYQGVLSVGRVQTPILGLVVRRDIEIANFVSKPFYEVLAHLQTQQQETFTAKWKPSEACRPYMDEDGRVLVKKLAENVVSRVQGKMGEVTKLEKKNKQQAAPLPYNLSSLQIDGAKRFGMSAQQVLDTCQALYERHKLITYPRSDSRYLPKEHYAHRSSVIKAIANTSSALNQAAVNADQSLRSKAWNDSKVEAHHAIIPTEKSSNVDRLNSSEKNIYELVARQYLCQFYPAYEYADTVAEITIAGGLFIAKAKMTLKQGWKVLFPKSSAGNTKQTEAEKELAAQLPTIQKGEQVLCQRAECIEKQTQPPKHFSDATLLAAMTGISRYVQDSDIRRILKDTDGLGTEATRAGIIELLFRRNFLVRNNKLILATDAGKGLINALPESATLPDMTAQWESVLDGISKKEASYQHFMGGLLQQLSGMIEQAKSTLPDGLRGLSSGKPAGGRFKKKPAKKRTYKKS
- a CDS encoding NAD(P)H-binding protein, which translates into the protein MSKDTLPKIAIIGAGWLGKPLAQQLLSQHYPLTVSCSHTDKAASLTIAGIPAVGATLAEEPQGDWQGLLANKDIAICLLPASRGNHVKSPLATQIKQLLLMLKQYNVGKFIFVSSTSIYQKTNNTLAEAAPLNPSSTVYAAEQLIQQQRDIEYTIIRFAGLISEDRNPTRSLSKKSASGHIFDAGLSPVNLIHQNDAIGVIQQVIKQQCWGEIFNACSDLHESREAFYQQGAIQLGITIPTFTIDNSKPDCIIANDKLKQQLNYQFKHNSATDLVI
- a CDS encoding nitrous oxide-stimulated promoter family protein, with protein sequence MKTVTEILAHPRLKREMRLQNAMITMYCKQHHVYQGKVCRECDRLQQMTARKLAFCESGTEKPTCATCTAVCYTPVVSKQVKTIYRWGRARIWLRHPILMSLYLVDSIKPSQMPKPKLLNL
- a CDS encoding protein-disulfide reductase DsbD, which gives rise to MRFYILVCLLLSSFASAQQSASAFDPAAKVATAQLLSTANGVNGASVLSMGLKITLDDEWKTYWSSPGLAGAPPSIDWQGSDNLANVEWLWPIPQRMMVYDVETYGYKHEVIYPLQVTVTDPSKALALQAKTTMLVCREVCIRAQVNLTLNLPATDPSIDKASSAQLQTYVTNVPVEISATSASLQQLGWDSTSSQLVIEVAGLTEPVVDGFVEGVDFTLFSRPEITQKEGVTRLIMAVEDMAGTPARLDPNQTLKVTLTSKEGGVSFTDNITPTIIEQTLPSWVYMLLLAIAGGFILNLMPCVLPVLSIKLLGVVESVSESNAQRRINFLLSAAGIFVAFWLLGLLFIGLKYFGIGFGWGVQFQSATFLLIMIPVLVLFALNLLDKFDVQLPQSLMDKISGSNKGHFYQGIFAVLLATPCSAPFLGTAVAFALAGSSWQIMVIFSGLAFGLSLPYLLIAMWPNSVKIMPKPGLWMVRFRQFLATLLCATLVWLVWLLQAHLTMLLWTLFSLIICAMVILLIVKPGPRTLVTTFTVYLLLANTIIWAPASVADLTGDNVASTSTSTIQWQAFEPEKIADYIAEGKTVFIDITADWCITCVVNERAVLQRSDIIKRLNADNVVAMKGDWTKPDKQIETYLKRHGRYAIPFNQVFGPALPQGKLLPELLTKEAVTVGLTQAGQ
- a CDS encoding SirB2 family protein; this translates as MDYAFVKHMHMGMAYLSITFFIFRSILSVSESALLQNKVIKILPHIIDTLLILLAGHLMMTIQQYPFVDAWLTAKLIALIAYIIVGTIAIKRGKTAVIRLWASVVAIAIFAYILGVAKSHDVMSWLALA
- a CDS encoding methyltransferase; its protein translation is MTAAVLLQQYSKLFQCTGKPVLDLACGAGRNGLYLQQQQIPTIFADQNQAALTSIALTPGINAKQCWQVDFEDGQQQLRPNSYQGIVVFRYLHRPLIDNIKQAVCSGGIVIYETFTVENRQFGRPNRDAFLLQLGELKEMFSDWECLHYFEGIERNPDRAIAQIVCKKP
- the rplY gene encoding 50S ribosomal protein L25, with the protein product MSFTFEAQVRSDLGKGASRRLRHANKFPAVIYGKGEEAISIELDHDTVNNAQRNEEFFSSVITLVVDGTEMAVTVKAMQRHAFKPKLQHIDFIRA
- a CDS encoding DUF342 domain-containing protein encodes the protein MLDSELIRLSKDNNQAEVRLIPNKHAPLTVANLLSLLNVDPFNQLSPILANLEEAVTQINKLTGKRAGAEELIFILADRNNCKIEISLSKDNMQAEINLTAGWGDHQVSIDDILTELNNNKIHLGIDKQKIATQLTQLSALSPGQEITIIAAEGQLPINGKNAELKRQVSLARERLLQPQLKADGNVDMRNLGEIEMVEKNDLLIEKIPADDGTKGFDLLGKELLPKSGKDTKLQAGPGTCIDPNNPLKLLATMTGQVVEVRGVLQVDDMLTIKSVDVSTGHIKFKGSILITGDVDAEMIVQSSGDITVMGFVDSATLIAEGDVIVNKGILGRQVTNKDNLQELATKITAQGQIRAQFVQYSALTATGDITITKQLLHSVTNTKGKLTVNDGFNRRGDIVGGIVNASNGISVVSIGATSGTRTEIFCAMQEGDIREQVQDRSLELKALVEEDDSLWIKINNLPPKEKWKHDHGVVTEIKEMLHSKNRFNQQRVDDEIELQQLQLELEQYYQVHLIDVGKCIFDNVTLNIGSASTITQREYGPCRVVYKDKQIDFDYAHHG